Proteins encoded within one genomic window of Brassica rapa cultivar Chiifu-401-42 chromosome A09, CAAS_Brap_v3.01, whole genome shotgun sequence:
- the LOC103848616 gene encoding 60S ribosomal protein L9-1, whose amino-acid sequence MKTILSSETMDIPESVSIKVHAKVIEVEGPRGKLVRDFKHLNLDFQLIKDAETGKRKLKIDSWFGSRKSSASIRTALSHVDNLITGVTRGFRYKMRFVYAHFPINASIGGDSKSIEIRNFLGEKKVRKVEMLDGVTIVRSEKVKDEIVLDGNDIELVSRSCALINQKCHVKKKDIRKFLDGIYVSEKSKIVEEE is encoded by the exons ATGAAGACGATCCTTTCTTCCGAGACGATGGACATCCCCGAGAGCGTCAGCATCAAGGTTCACGCCAAGGTGATCGAAGTCGAAGGACCCCGCGGCAAGCTCGTTCGCGACTTCAAGCATCTCAACCTCGATTTCCAGCTCATCAAGGACGCCGAGACTGGGAAGAGGAAGCTCAAGATCGACTCGTGGTTCGGATCTCGCAAATCAAGTGCATCCATCAGAACCGCTCTTAGCCACGTCGATAACCTCATCACCGGTGTCACCAGAGGTTTCAGGTACAAGATGAGGTTTGTCTATGCTCATTTTCCCATCAACGCTTCCATCGGCGGTGACAGCAAGTCCATTGAGATCCGTAACTTCCTTGGCGAGAAGAAG GTTCGGAAGGTAGAGATGTTGGATGGTGTAACCATTGTTCGGTCTGAAAAAGTTAAGGATGAGATTGTTCTTGACGGAAATGACATCGAGCTTGTCTCAAGGTCATGCGCCCTTATCAACCAG AAATGTCACGTGAAGAAGAAGGATATCAGGAAGTTCCTCGACGGTATCTATGTTAGCGAGAAGAGCAAGATTGTTGAAGAGGAATAG